One stretch of Halococcus hamelinensis 100A6 DNA includes these proteins:
- a CDS encoding amidohydrolase family protein, translated as MTSLDDVFIVDAVCHAYDQTEANYRVPEYAAQVVQIGVGLENAMPDGYARTEETFLSDWAIENTENALFRESQTDFSVIHPQSIAAFHDGLTALDKAIAYQERNPYRGAALASIDAVGTDDPEAELTRQVDEFDPHGVKVYPSYWEEDGTHHPFKMDDPETAFPLWERASDLGLDVVAVHKALPFGAAPMDSYKVGDVEEAANCFPELNFEIVHGGLTFAKETGWQIARHSNVYVNLELTLAEAVTTPKTFTETFQDLLYAGGKHAVDKILWGTGAPHFHPQLLLERFWEFDFPEMESFSGSFTITEDDKRKILGANFAEAHNFDLDELKDRAAKGESSTGETVAEPWSTTDFEVAS; from the coding sequence ATGACATCACTTGACGATGTTTTTATCGTGGATGCGGTGTGCCACGCGTACGACCAGACCGAGGCGAACTACCGGGTGCCCGAATATGCAGCACAGGTGGTACAGATCGGCGTCGGCTTGGAGAACGCGATGCCGGACGGTTACGCACGCACGGAGGAAACCTTTCTCAGCGACTGGGCCATCGAGAACACGGAGAACGCGCTCTTCCGTGAAAGTCAGACGGATTTCAGCGTCATCCATCCACAGTCCATTGCGGCGTTCCACGACGGCCTTACCGCGCTCGATAAAGCGATCGCCTACCAGGAACGCAACCCGTACCGTGGCGCGGCGCTCGCCAGCATCGACGCTGTTGGGACGGACGACCCCGAGGCAGAACTGACGCGTCAGGTCGACGAGTTCGACCCCCACGGCGTGAAGGTCTATCCCTCTTACTGGGAGGAGGATGGGACCCACCATCCATTCAAAATGGACGATCCCGAGACCGCGTTCCCACTCTGGGAACGCGCGAGCGACCTCGGTCTCGACGTCGTCGCCGTCCACAAGGCCCTCCCGTTCGGCGCTGCCCCGATGGACTCCTACAAGGTCGGCGACGTCGAAGAAGCCGCCAACTGCTTCCCCGAACTCAACTTCGAGATCGTCCACGGCGGATTGACGTTCGCCAAGGAGACCGGTTGGCAGATCGCCCGCCACTCGAACGTGTACGTCAACCTCGAACTCACCCTTGCGGAGGCCGTGACGACGCCGAAAACGTTCACCGAGACGTTTCAGGACCTCCTCTACGCTGGCGGGAAACACGCGGTCGACAAGATCCTCTGGGGAACCGGTGCGCCACACTTCCATCCCCAGCTCCTCCTAGAGCGATTCTGGGAGTTCGACTTCCCCGAGATGGAGAGCTTCTCCGGGAGCTTCACGATCACGGAGGACGACAAGCGGAAGATCCTCGGGGCGAACTTTGCGGAGGCGCACAACTTCGACCTCGACGAACTGAAAGACCGAGCCGCGAAGGGCGAGTCCAGCACCGGGGAGACAGTGGCCGAACCGTGGTCGACGACGGACTTCGAGGTGGCATCGTGA
- a CDS encoding metal-sulfur cluster assembly factor, producing MTTTAAVRDALRGIVDPCSVATGSNLDIVEMGLVESIDVSDGHARVGMRLTTPACHMGPYFIKETKERVGALHDVESVSLDTDGGFEWSEDMMTDDAKERRQAVLDEQERRYREEIEAERRSVVRE from the coding sequence GTGACGACAACAGCGGCCGTCCGCGATGCGCTTCGGGGGATCGTGGACCCGTGCAGCGTGGCGACGGGGTCCAACCTCGACATCGTCGAGATGGGGCTCGTCGAATCGATCGACGTCTCCGACGGACACGCCCGGGTCGGGATGCGACTCACGACGCCCGCGTGCCACATGGGTCCGTACTTCATCAAGGAGACCAAGGAGCGCGTCGGCGCGCTTCACGATGTAGAGTCGGTATCACTCGATACCGACGGTGGCTTCGAGTGGTCCGAGGACATGATGACCGACGATGCCAAGGAACGCCGTCAGGCAGTCCTCGACGAACAGGAACGACGCTACCGCGAGGAGATCGAGGCCGAGCGTCGTTCGGTCGTTCGAGAGTAG
- a CDS encoding ABC transporter substrate-binding protein encodes MYERTRRRVLTASGTAALSVMGLSGCVGRSSPSGNDSASSTNNKGETSRAGGGRSGGKLTVAYVPIYPNMQHYIMQEEGYYDSLATEVTAKRFSDGPSVVKAFASDEVDIALFGVTPAMVLTDKSKQADVLAANSRNGFRAMATNAFADLYADREGDAFAAFEKQEGRKVKFGVPPDGSVPDITLRYWIERDLGLGELESVVEKVTVSPAKAPRTMGSGGVDATMIQEPFATVIENERGFGEVAWSGDVLPGHPVTVTFVQNSVPRDVAEGFVEQHSKATQFVRENPAKAAADAAAVIGSGVNADLARRAIDSRASDFLSDPREVRTQSEEMAELVEEVGNTESTVSPKRLFDFGVYDGVSER; translated from the coding sequence ATGTACGAACGCACTCGACGACGGGTTCTCACGGCGAGCGGGACGGCAGCCCTCTCCGTGATGGGGCTGTCCGGCTGCGTCGGTCGAAGCAGTCCGAGCGGTAACGACAGCGCCAGCAGCACCAACAACAAGGGGGAAACCAGCCGTGCCGGCGGTGGGAGGAGTGGTGGAAAGCTCACGGTCGCCTACGTGCCGATCTACCCGAACATGCAGCACTACATCATGCAGGAGGAGGGCTACTACGACTCCCTCGCGACCGAGGTTACGGCCAAGCGTTTCTCCGACGGCCCGAGCGTGGTCAAGGCGTTCGCGAGCGACGAGGTCGACATCGCGCTGTTCGGTGTCACGCCGGCCATGGTGCTCACCGACAAGAGCAAGCAAGCCGACGTTCTGGCGGCGAACAGCCGGAACGGCTTCCGGGCGATGGCGACGAACGCGTTCGCCGACCTGTACGCGGACCGAGAGGGCGACGCGTTCGCGGCGTTCGAAAAGCAGGAGGGCCGGAAAGTGAAGTTCGGGGTCCCGCCGGACGGGAGCGTGCCGGATATCACCCTTCGTTACTGGATCGAACGGGACCTCGGTCTGGGGGAACTGGAGTCGGTCGTGGAGAAGGTGACGGTGTCCCCGGCGAAGGCCCCACGGACGATGGGGAGCGGCGGGGTCGATGCGACGATGATCCAGGAGCCGTTCGCGACGGTGATCGAAAACGAGCGGGGCTTCGGGGAGGTCGCCTGGTCGGGCGACGTCCTTCCGGGACACCCGGTCACGGTCACGTTCGTCCAGAACAGCGTTCCGAGAGACGTCGCCGAAGGGTTCGTCGAACAGCACAGCAAGGCGACGCAGTTCGTCCGGGAGAACCCGGCGAAGGCGGCTGCGGACGCCGCGGCGGTCATCGGGTCCGGTGTCAACGCTGACCTGGCCCGGAGAGCGATCGACTCGCGAGCTTCCGACTTCCTCTCGGACCCTCGCGAGGTACGAACGCAGTCCGAGGAGATGGCCGAACTCGTCGAGGAGGTCGGGAACACCGAGTCGACGGTTTCGCCGAAGCGGCTCTTCGACTTCGGCGTCTACGATGGAGTCTCGGAGCGATGA
- a CDS encoding ABC transporter permease, with the protein MSVGTGDADSATEKRSFPDLNPGRIVRGTLGTAGFLVLWWVASSLVEPAYLLPSPAAAASAFVEQLTMSAWFTVPLVGTEIRTSRMVVKLAQTLLHYVPGLLVGASSGIAFGIALGWSGRLDDALTPVVRVLRPIPPLAWVVFAIVWFGIGHAGAAFIVFVGAFWINVYGAYSGVEDTPGRLTEVASSLGVRADLGMIRHVVLPSAAPQILTSFRTSIGRCLMIVVGAELFGAPGVGYEILNASNNLAMDTSVAYMLVISLVYLVTDGAFRGLEGRMLAWRE; encoded by the coding sequence ATGAGCGTCGGAACCGGCGACGCCGACTCGGCCACGGAAAAGCGGTCGTTCCCCGATCTGAACCCAGGCCGGATCGTGAGAGGGACCCTCGGGACCGCCGGATTTCTCGTGCTCTGGTGGGTCGCGTCGTCGCTGGTCGAACCGGCGTATCTCCTCCCGAGCCCGGCGGCGGCGGCAAGCGCCTTCGTCGAGCAGCTCACGATGAGCGCGTGGTTCACCGTCCCGCTGGTCGGTACCGAGATCCGAACGTCACGCATGGTGGTGAAACTCGCTCAGACCCTGCTCCACTACGTTCCGGGGCTGCTCGTCGGTGCCTCGTCCGGTATCGCGTTCGGGATCGCCCTCGGCTGGAGCGGGCGGCTCGACGACGCGCTGACGCCGGTCGTGCGGGTCCTCCGGCCGATCCCGCCGCTGGCGTGGGTCGTGTTCGCGATCGTGTGGTTCGGGATCGGACACGCCGGGGCGGCGTTCATCGTCTTCGTCGGCGCGTTCTGGATCAACGTCTACGGGGCGTACAGCGGCGTCGAGGACACGCCGGGGCGGCTCACGGAGGTCGCGTCGAGCCTCGGGGTGCGGGCGGACCTCGGGATGATCCGTCACGTCGTGTTGCCGAGCGCCGCCCCGCAGATCCTGACGAGCTTCCGGACGAGCATCGGCCGGTGTCTGATGATCGTCGTGGGCGCGGAGCTCTTCGGGGCCCCCGGGGTCGGCTACGAGATACTCAACGCCTCGAACAACCTCGCGATGGACACCAGCGTCGCGTACATGCTGGTGATCAGCCTCGTCTATCTCGTGACCGACGGGGCGTTCCGCGGTCTCGAAGGGAGGATGCTCGCATGGCGCGAGTGA
- a CDS encoding ABC transporter ATP-binding protein: MARVSDGEPGRTDDYTTDDCTTATERADGADRANETPVVLVDGVSKRYESERQSVQALDDVRFTVETGEFVCLVGPSGCGKTTLLRAVAGLETPTNGAVVVDGERVEGPGTDRGMVFQEYGLFPWLTVQENVCFGLERQGMAREACDNRCYEMLDLVGLDGFADAYPKELSGGMKQRVAVARALAVDPEILLLDEPFGSVDARTRERLQNELLDIWRTTEKTTLFVTHEVDEAVVLGDRVLVMGADPGRVVETVDVDLPRPRSRTDEAFVAYTERVRSLIGGGTTDRF, from the coding sequence ATGGCGCGAGTGAGCGACGGCGAGCCGGGACGGACCGACGACTACACAACCGACGACTGCACGACCGCCACCGAACGTGCCGACGGAGCGGACCGGGCCAACGAGACGCCGGTGGTCCTCGTCGACGGGGTGAGCAAGCGCTACGAATCCGAGCGCCAGTCGGTACAGGCGCTCGACGACGTCCGGTTCACCGTCGAGACCGGCGAGTTCGTCTGTCTCGTCGGGCCGTCGGGCTGTGGAAAGACGACCCTCCTCCGAGCGGTCGCGGGGCTCGAAACGCCGACGAACGGGGCGGTCGTGGTCGACGGCGAGCGGGTCGAGGGACCGGGAACCGACCGCGGGATGGTGTTCCAGGAGTACGGCCTGTTCCCGTGGCTCACCGTCCAGGAGAACGTCTGTTTCGGGCTCGAACGCCAGGGAATGGCGCGAGAGGCCTGTGACAACCGGTGTTACGAGATGCTCGACCTCGTCGGGCTCGACGGGTTCGCCGATGCCTACCCGAAAGAACTGAGCGGCGGCATGAAACAGCGGGTCGCCGTCGCCCGCGCGCTCGCCGTCGACCCCGAGATCCTCCTGCTGGACGAACCGTTCGGGAGCGTCGACGCGCGGACTCGCGAGCGGCTCCAGAACGAACTCCTCGATATCTGGCGAACGACCGAGAAAACGACGCTGTTCGTGACCCACGAGGTCGACGAGGCCGTCGTTCTCGGCGACCGGGTCCTCGTCATGGGTGCCGACCCCGGCCGGGTAGTGGAGACGGTCGACGTCGACCTCCCGCGACCACGCTCGCGAACGGACGAGGCGTTCGTCGCGTACACCGAACGGGTCCGCTCGCTCATCGGCGGCGGGACGACCGATCGGTTTTAA
- a CDS encoding CopG family ribbon-helix-helix protein: MEVVSVSMTDTLLDRIDGFADEHGYAGRSEVMREAARGLLDEFDDDRLADRELMSTVSALFEYDSPRVETRMRRLRHEYDDLLASTTHDCVGEEHGCMESFVLEGDLEEISSFVRKVRAVDEALTVEYTLLPIEPIDERPVHTE, translated from the coding sequence ATGGAAGTCGTGAGCGTCTCGATGACGGACACCCTGCTCGACCGGATCGACGGGTTCGCGGACGAACACGGGTACGCGGGTCGAAGCGAGGTGATGCGCGAAGCGGCACGGGGGCTGCTCGACGAGTTCGACGACGACCGACTCGCGGACCGTGAACTGATGAGTACGGTCTCCGCGCTGTTCGAGTACGACAGCCCCCGCGTCGAGACCCGGATGCGGCGTCTCCGACACGAGTACGACGACCTCCTCGCCTCGACCACGCACGACTGCGTCGGCGAGGAGCACGGCTGCATGGAATCGTTCGTTCTCGAAGGCGACCTCGAGGAGATCTCGTCATTCGTCAGGAAGGTTCGCGCCGTGGACGAAGCGCTGACCGTCGAGTACACCCTCCTCCCCATCGAGCCCATCGACGAGCGACCCGTCCACACCGAGTGA
- a CDS encoding SDR family oxidoreductase, which translates to MAIDTDQIDGSTAVVTGASSGIGEATASALADEGANVVLAARREDELESLADAIEADGGRALAVPTDVTNEDDLDALVDAALETFGTIDILVNNAGVMLLEPVERADRENFRQMVEVNLLGLMNLTHAVLPVMQDQGSGHIVNVSSTAGRQANANSSGYNATKFGVNGFTEALRQEVTGEGVRTTIIEPGAVETELPEHIPDEEVKEQMEEGLFDSMTPLQSEDIARAVAYAVTQPQHVSINEMLVRPTDQQR; encoded by the coding sequence ATGGCAATCGACACCGACCAGATAGACGGTTCGACGGCGGTCGTCACCGGTGCGTCCTCCGGGATCGGCGAAGCGACGGCCAGTGCGCTCGCCGACGAGGGGGCGAACGTCGTTCTCGCCGCACGCCGCGAGGACGAACTCGAATCGCTCGCCGACGCGATCGAAGCCGACGGCGGCCGCGCGCTCGCCGTCCCCACCGACGTCACGAACGAGGACGACCTCGACGCGCTCGTCGACGCCGCGCTGGAGACCTTCGGGACGATCGATATCCTCGTGAACAACGCCGGCGTGATGCTCCTCGAACCCGTCGAGCGCGCCGACCGCGAGAACTTCCGGCAGATGGTCGAGGTCAACCTCCTCGGGCTGATGAACCTCACCCACGCCGTCCTCCCGGTGATGCAGGACCAGGGGAGCGGCCACATCGTCAACGTCTCCTCGACGGCCGGTCGGCAGGCGAACGCGAACTCCTCGGGCTACAACGCGACGAAGTTCGGTGTCAACGGGTTCACCGAGGCGCTCCGCCAGGAGGTCACGGGGGAGGGGGTCCGCACGACGATAATCGAGCCCGGCGCGGTCGAGACCGAACTCCCGGAGCACATCCCCGACGAGGAGGTCAAAGAGCAGATGGAGGAGGGCCTGTTCGATTCGATGACACCACTCCAGAGCGAGGACATCGCGCGGGCGGTCGCCTACGCCGTGACCCAGCCCCAGCACGTCAGCATCAACGAGATGCTGGTTCGGCCGACCGACCAGCAGCGCTGA
- a CDS encoding glutamate-cysteine ligase family protein, which produces MRLGLEAEYWVVDGGGRLCDGRDLVEAHDRVSPEFVDAMIEVETPPVGSIPELRETLVEVLETVIGAAASDGRRLVPLGTPLSSQTGAVRSARGKLLERIYGDGIEPAKNCAGTHVHFERERVTRQLNLLTALDPALALVSSSPYYRGERIANCSRAHVYRHESGVRFERYRDLWEYTTDVAEWENRIEARYRELQALAREAGIDDAAFGEHFQPENAVLTPVRLRGKQPTVEWRAPDTALPSQVLELVETVANLVERTNDTPVQVGDPGTGDERIGVPPFAELRELTDAAVEDGIGAPAVREYLETMDFDPANYRPLTASISGPARLDEATAERLRLDAADALEADLAALD; this is translated from the coding sequence ATGCGATTAGGACTGGAAGCCGAATACTGGGTGGTCGACGGGGGAGGGAGGTTGTGCGACGGGCGCGACCTCGTCGAGGCGCACGACCGGGTCTCGCCCGAGTTCGTCGACGCGATGATCGAGGTCGAAACCCCGCCGGTCGGTTCGATCCCGGAACTCCGCGAGACGCTCGTCGAGGTGCTCGAAACCGTGATCGGGGCCGCCGCGTCCGATGGACGACGGCTCGTTCCGCTCGGAACGCCGCTGTCGTCACAGACCGGGGCGGTCCGGTCGGCCCGGGGGAAGCTCCTCGAACGCATCTACGGCGACGGTATCGAGCCCGCGAAGAACTGTGCCGGCACGCACGTTCACTTCGAGCGCGAGCGCGTGACACGACAGCTGAACCTGCTGACCGCGCTCGACCCCGCGCTCGCGCTGGTGAGCTCGTCGCCGTACTACCGCGGCGAGCGCATCGCGAACTGCTCGCGGGCCCACGTCTACCGTCACGAGTCCGGCGTGCGATTCGAGCGCTATCGCGACCTCTGGGAGTACACGACCGACGTCGCGGAGTGGGAGAACCGCATCGAGGCTCGCTATCGTGAGCTGCAAGCGCTCGCGCGTGAGGCGGGCATCGACGACGCGGCGTTCGGCGAGCACTTCCAGCCCGAGAACGCGGTGCTGACGCCGGTACGGCTCCGCGGGAAGCAGCCGACGGTCGAGTGGCGCGCGCCCGACACGGCGCTTCCGAGCCAGGTTCTCGAACTGGTCGAGACGGTCGCGAACCTCGTCGAACGCACGAACGACACCCCGGTACAGGTCGGCGACCCCGGGACCGGCGACGAGCGGATCGGCGTTCCGCCCTTCGCCGAACTCCGCGAGCTGACCGACGCGGCCGTCGAGGACGGCATCGGTGCTCCGGCCGTCCGCGAGTACCTCGAAACGATGGACTTCGACCCGGCGAACTATCGGCCGCTCACGGCTTCGATATCGGGACCGGCCCGCCTCGACGAAGCGACCGCCGAACGGCTTCGACTCGATGCAGCCGACGCGCTCGAAGCGGACCTCGCGGCGCTCGATTGA
- the glpA gene encoding anaerobic glycerol-3-phosphate dehydrogenase subunit GlpA — protein MDGTVAVIGGGSTGTGIARDLAMRGFDVTLVEKGNLTHGTTGRMHGLLHSGGRYAVSDRSSARECIEENRVLREIATHCVEMTGGLFVQKEGDADEYFEEKLEGCRECDIPAEVVSGEEARAIEPYLAKDVKRAIRVPDGAIDPFRLCVANAASAIEHGARVETHAKVTDVLVEDGAVVGIEVEHESGPGKRVHRKPGTVEEIRADYVVNATGAWAGRVGAMAGVDVEVRPSKGVMVVMNTRQVDTVVNRCRPKGDADIIVPHETAAILGTTDEEVEDPEDYPEEGWEVDLMIDTLSELVPILQEARTIRSFWGVRPLYEPPGTGTTDPTDITRDFFLLDHDERDDLPGMTSIVGGKFTTYRLMAEKISDHVCEQFGVEAECRTADEPLPGSEDIGNLDEYMDEFGLRSPIAKRSTKRLGSFSPQVLGGSDPNPVVCTCEAVTSAEIDKAIDESGTDLNAVRLRTRASMGNCQGAFCCQGMASQLHPTYDEPTVRDAYDELYQERWKGERHGLWGEQLSQAALKYALHATTLNRDRDPAARESDLDFAAFDDGRTATNAGTDVSRSERETAADGGRRPTSPNGDSDGDS, from the coding sequence ATGGATGGAACGGTGGCGGTGATCGGCGGCGGTTCCACGGGGACGGGTATCGCCCGGGACCTGGCGATGCGCGGGTTCGACGTGACGCTCGTCGAGAAGGGCAACCTCACCCACGGGACCACCGGCCGAATGCACGGCCTGCTTCACAGCGGGGGTCGCTACGCGGTCTCCGACCGATCGAGCGCGCGCGAGTGTATCGAGGAGAACCGCGTTCTCCGGGAGATCGCGACCCACTGCGTCGAGATGACCGGCGGATTGTTCGTCCAGAAGGAGGGCGACGCCGACGAGTACTTCGAGGAGAAACTCGAGGGCTGCCGGGAGTGTGACATCCCGGCGGAGGTCGTCTCGGGCGAGGAAGCCCGGGCGATCGAACCCTACCTCGCGAAGGACGTCAAACGCGCGATCCGGGTGCCCGACGGCGCGATCGACCCGTTTCGGCTGTGCGTCGCCAACGCCGCGAGCGCGATCGAACACGGCGCGCGCGTCGAGACCCACGCGAAGGTGACCGACGTGCTCGTCGAGGACGGCGCGGTCGTCGGCATCGAGGTCGAACACGAGAGCGGGCCGGGGAAGCGAGTCCATCGAAAACCCGGCACCGTCGAGGAGATCCGCGCCGACTACGTCGTGAACGCCACGGGCGCGTGGGCCGGTCGGGTGGGCGCGATGGCGGGCGTCGACGTCGAGGTCCGCCCCTCGAAGGGCGTGATGGTCGTGATGAACACCCGACAGGTCGACACCGTGGTGAACCGGTGTCGGCCGAAGGGCGACGCCGACATCATCGTGCCCCACGAGACCGCCGCGATCCTCGGGACGACGGACGAAGAGGTCGAGGACCCCGAGGACTACCCCGAGGAGGGCTGGGAGGTCGACCTGATGATCGACACGCTCTCCGAACTCGTCCCGATCCTGCAGGAAGCCCGAACCATTCGATCCTTCTGGGGCGTGCGGCCGCTCTACGAGCCCCCGGGAACCGGAACCACGGACCCCACCGACATCACACGGGACTTCTTCCTGCTCGACCACGACGAACGCGACGATCTGCCGGGAATGACCTCCATCGTCGGCGGGAAGTTCACGACCTACCGGCTGATGGCCGAGAAGATCTCGGACCACGTCTGCGAACAGTTCGGGGTCGAGGCCGAGTGTCGAACCGCCGACGAGCCCCTGCCGGGCAGCGAGGACATCGGGAACCTCGACGAGTACATGGACGAGTTCGGGCTTCGCTCGCCGATCGCCAAACGGAGCACCAAGCGCCTCGGGAGCTTCTCGCCGCAGGTGCTCGGCGGGAGCGACCCCAACCCCGTCGTGTGTACCTGCGAGGCCGTGACCAGCGCCGAGATCGACAAGGCGATCGACGAATCGGGAACGGACCTCAACGCGGTCCGGCTCCGCACCCGGGCCTCGATGGGCAACTGTCAGGGGGCCTTCTGCTGTCAGGGGATGGCGAGCCAGCTCCACCCGACCTACGACGAACCCACTGTGCGCGACGCCTACGACGAACTCTACCAGGAGCGCTGGAAGGGCGAGCGCCACGGCCTCTGGGGCGAACAGCTCTCACAGGCCGCGCTGAAGTACGCCCTCCACGCCACGACGCTGAACCGCGACCGCGACCCCGCCGCACGCGAGTCCGACCTCGACTTCGCGGCGTTCGACGACGGACGGACCGCGACGAACGCGGGCACCGACGTCTCGCGTTCCGAGCGCGAAACCGCCGCCGACGGCGGTCGACGACCGACCTCTCCGAACGGGGACTCCGATGGCGATTCGTG